In Hevea brasiliensis isolate MT/VB/25A 57/8 unplaced genomic scaffold, ASM3005281v1 Scaf27, whole genome shotgun sequence, the sequence TTTAGTTGAGTCAAATGTTTGGATGTTAATATCACATAAAAAAATGTCTAGATATTAATAATAAACTATGCACAATGAGCTTTTGTTCAATGGTAATGTAAAATCATTTCCAGAACTGGGATTcaagtttaaattttaatttaaattaaatgaaaataaaaaaattgaaattaataaataaataaaccacgAAAATGCTTGGACATTACcgataagaaaaatattttttaccttCCAATTGAAATTTACTCCAAAACTttgtatttttatataattatcccACAAAATTCTCTTATTacggaaataaataaataaataagcataTGGAAAATGGTTGACATTATAAGCAAGAGATTTATTATAGAACTGCATCAAACTATCAGGACAGATGTAGGGGAAATTTACTATTAGCATTGAACAAATATATAGGCAAAAGTCATTAACAATGTCAAATCCTAGTCAGCTACGAAGTACCAACACTTAAAAAGAGTTTGGCATGtgaatctaaaatttaaactaaaaatagGTAGATGCATGTAGAAGTTCTAAACAAATAACATCAGAATGTCCATGAATTTGATCTTTTAAGGAGGGGCTTCATTTGTTTGTCCTCCTCAAGTGACACCATACCCAAATGGGAGGGATCTTCCAGCATCATTTTTGCCACCAAGTAACCTGCAACAGACCAGGTTTGGAACTTCCTGGCCTGCTTTCCAATGTATCGTCCGAGCTTCCCATCATAATATTCAGGCCAATTGTCTTTCAACAGCCTATTTTCTGCAAGCTCAATGGCTCGCCTTGCAATTTGCGGCCGTCCAGTCTTGATACAAGCAGCTGTGAGAAGCCACAGAAGCACTGCATCCATTGCAATAGTCAAAATATATCTCCAAAAAAGCAGGAATATTTAAGAATAAAGGTAATTGAAATGGAACTCGGAATTATCTTGATTAGTTCAATGAGTTTACTGCAAATCGTAAATTAAAATATTGGAAACTGATGTGCAGGAAATTCAAATGAAGAATCCAGCTAATATTTCAGAGTTATGTCAGATTTCAAGGAATTTAAGTCCAAAACATACCTGGCCAGGATCCTCCATTGTGGTAACTCCATCTGGTGTTTTTGGGGTCACATCCAGTTATAATCCGCCATTCATGGCTCTCTATGGCCGGATAGCATACCTTGAGAGGCATTTCTCCTACCAACTCCTCCCACCGTGATTCTATAAGATCCATGATTGCCATGGATTGTTCAGGGGTTGCCAAAGATGAAAGAATTGCAACACAATTACCTAGGCAAAACCAGCGGAAATCCATTCTTGCAGGACTAACGTTCCCTATAAAGTAACCACCATGAGTTGGCATAAAATCAAAAATCCATTCTGGAAGAGAATCAGGTATTACATTAAACTTGTTAACTGCAGTGTGAGAGTATTCCTCTGTTTTATAGCGATATATATCATTGAGCTGCTTCAAGTCAATCCAAAAATAACTCCTCATGTGAAAGCTTAAGGCATGGAGCCGTTTGGCAATTCGTTCTACGAACTCTTTCCCCTCTTCGTCTTGCTTCAGTAGAAGCATAGCACATCTTAAAGCCATGAAAAAAAGTGCTTGAATTTCCATTGGATACCCATAAACACCCTGATGAAATAAATAACTAAGGATAAGATACAATGATACATGAACTCAGATAAGATAAGAATAAAAATTTCAATCAGCTCTACATGTGGTTCTCAATATTGCAAAATACAACTTCATGAAACTATTTTATAAGAAAGAGCAAAACCAATTGTTACAGAAAAACCTATAATGAATGAAACCATGATTTGATTACTGGCAAATGGTTCATGAAGTCATCAGATCTGAGAGTTCAAATGATAGTCAATTACATAGGAGAAGAAGTTCTCTGATAGCGAGTCCAAGTCAAGTGGAACTCAGTCATCTAAGAGAACAAATGATGGTCAATTATATAGGAGAAGTTCTCCGATAGTGAGTCCAAGTAAAGTGGAACTCAGTTGAGTCATAATCATAACTGCTTGGCTAAAATAATTGTATCATAATCCTTTCTTAGCAGATATACCCCCTTTCACTCTTAGGTTCACTCAGAACTACAAGTGCTTAGCAGTATTGTATTTCCATCTAGGCAAGAGACTGTTAGCCATTACATACTAACAACTTGACTTATCTAGACATGTGACCTGCATCCCAAAGCCAAAATTATAACCTGACCGTGAAGACATCCGTTTGGATTTGTGTAAGAAATATGGTATTTAACTAAAAACAAATGAAGCACAACAAATCCAATAGTAAGGAAGCTGTTGCAGTCAAGATTGGTCAATAGAACTGCCACAATAGATAGTTCTAAACAGttctaaaataagaaaaattatttggTTGGACTATCCCATGGTCATTCCATCTCACAAACATATCGTTTGAGAGTAGAGGACTATGGGACGGTCCTATGAAATAAATTTCCCTGAATTAATACAAAAGCTTCTCATTGTAATGTTCTTGCCCTTTTACCACCTAATAAGCTATGAGTTCTGAGATGCAAAATTAACAGAAACTCACCATTCTACGATCAATCATGCAGCATCCATCAGCACAAAGAAGAGTTGGAAACGTGTCAAACCCCTCCGAAAGACATAAACTCAAAATTAGGCGCATACCCTTTTGACATTCTGGCATTTCAGCCAATGATATATCACCAGTAGATTTTGTGTATGCCCGGAGCAATATAATCCACCAAAATCCAGAGTCAACAGGAGCCACTCTTCCAATTGCACTTTCACCAAAATCTGCTatcaaagtttcattatttctcaCTGGATCGTGGAGTACTTTAAAACTGGCAGGCATTACTCCTTCCCCAAGTTGGAATCTGTCAATTTTTTTCTCCCATGACTGAAGGCGAAGAGTCTTCAAAATGAAATTCTTGACTATTTCAGGTTCTCCATTCATCAAAAAAGCTAATGCACTTGGGATAAAGTCTCTTACAAAAACCTATGCAAAGAAAAAGCCAACACAAGTCTGTAAAGCGACTAACAAAtaaacactatatatatataatcgttCTAATGTTGTAATGTCAGAGACAGAGAAAGGAAATTGGATAAAAGGTTCACTTTTTAAAACATAAAGTGGCTGCATCATAAACACATTAATTAGAAGTCAGCACCACAGTAAACATGTCTAAAAAATATATGAAAGGGGTATTTGTCCCACTTGTGCCCACTCTACTCAACCCCCTGCCAAGCCTCCATTCCCATAAATACAAATGGTCCCCTGTAGTCCGAAGACGGGAAATTTTTCTATACTGGCCAATGaaaaaacaaatttttttttttttgttcgttCAAGCAAATGCTAGTCACAGAAATACCATGATTACATAAAGAAATGAATATTGTACAGATTCAAAGAGTTAAAACAGCTTGCCTAAAGAAAAGAGTTAAAATAGCTGAAAATCCATAAAACAGGACCTGTATAGCATTATGGCACAAAATGTACAGAATCACATTTTAAAGTTCACATATATTATCCTTCGTTTTCTTTAATTCTTcccctttattttcttttttcagaTGGGGTGTTAAGAAAATCCTTAAAAAGAGGaaataaataactaaataaaatataGGTTACAAACAAATGAACTGATTTTCCCCAATGAACTACTTTCTCCCAGGCTATTCTTCTATTATCCTGTTATACAATTAACAAACGGTTGCCCTCTGCTCCTGCAATTCAATAGCACAGCATAGCCATAAAGACTTATCGCATGAAGTAAAAtgggttaaaaaaaaaatttgcgcAATCCTAACCTGATCATAGTTAAATTTTTCTTCAGAATTATCCAATGCAGCAATGGTCCCAACTGGTTGGCCGCGAAAATAAACCAATGAGCGCCTCAAAGCTTCCCAAGCTTCTGCCACAATCGGATGCGTCTCAAAATCAGAACTTGACCTTGGGGTATTAAGGCCTGACCTTTTACCAGGCGAATATACAGAATCCAAATGGTCTGTAAATCTAGAAGTGTTTTCAGGTCTAGTTGTGTGACGAGGAGACACCCCAATTGACAATTCATTAATAGACCTTTCATCAAATGATCTCTGCCTGTCCATATTCAAAGGCCTTGGTCTCTCTCTCTCCAATAACTTGGAGAAATCCAATTCATCGACTCCAGACAGAGTACAATGGCTATCAACATTCCTTACGTTCCCATTACGAGACAAATCCACAGTGAGTCCAGACATCTTCAAGCTTCTCAGCTGTAACTTTTACTGCTCTATAACCTGAAACTGAACTAACAAGATTCAGACTTTCAACCAACAAAAGCAAAAAACAAAGGTTCATGGATCCAATTTTAgttcaaatttttataaattctcTCAACAATGAATCGTATTGTCCTGGAATTTCATTTCCAGATAGTTAAACATTAAACCAAGTGAAATTTTGCGAAAATTTCACTTCTTTACACACATTTGAATGCAACAGACCAAAACAAAACAACAAGAACACATTCTAAGATCCGAACAACCATTTCAAACAAGAAAATCGTTAGATAAAATGAACATTTATACCATACCAATCCAAGATCAGTCTTTGGTAGGATCCGAATTCCAAACAAAGGGTTGGAGAGGAATTAGCTGAAGCTGACGATAACAATAAGGATAGTGTCAAATCTTTGAGTAAAACCTTATAAAATCCTTGTTGATGGAACCAAGTGAAGTGGACCCAGATGCTTCACCGGAGCAACGAGTAGAGGGTGACCGGTAAGTGGGGCATGTGTGTCATCTGTGAGTGTGTGGGCGGTAGCTCAGAATTGTGTGGGTCTAGATGGGGGAATCCTGAATGTTTGCTGCTTTAAGTTCCATGCGTTTGATGATGTTGCACAATTGCACTTATGAGTGGATTTTATAAAGTGCAAAACCATAAGATGCATGCTTTTAGTTG encodes:
- the LOC110634225 gene encoding probable alkaline/neutral invertase B, which translates into the protein MSGLTVDLSRNGNVRNVDSHCTLSGVDELDFSKLLERERPRPLNMDRQRSFDERSINELSIGVSPRHTTRPENTSRFTDHLDSVYSPGKRSGLNTPRSSSDFETHPIVAEAWEALRRSLVYFRGQPVGTIAALDNSEEKFNYDQVFVRDFIPSALAFLMNGEPEIVKNFILKTLRLQSWEKKIDRFQLGEGVMPASFKVLHDPVRNNETLIADFGESAIGRVAPVDSGFWWIILLRAYTKSTGDISLAEMPECQKGMRLILSLCLSEGFDTFPTLLCADGCCMIDRRMGVYGYPMEIQALFFMALRCAMLLLKQDEEGKEFVERIAKRLHALSFHMRSYFWIDLKQLNDIYRYKTEEYSHTAVNKFNVIPDSLPEWIFDFMPTHGGYFIGNVSPARMDFRWFCLGNCVAILSSLATPEQSMAIMDLIESRWEELVGEMPLKVCYPAIESHEWRIITGCDPKNTRWSYHNGGSWPVLLWLLTAACIKTGRPQIARRAIELAENRLLKDNWPEYYDGKLGRYIGKQARKFQTWSVAGYLVAKMMLEDPSHLGMVSLEEDKQMKPLLKRSNSWTF